Part of the Miscanthus floridulus cultivar M001 unplaced genomic scaffold, ASM1932011v1 fs_365_1_2, whole genome shotgun sequence genome, TGCATACTTGATCAATGAATAATGCAAAATAAAATGACACTAATGCATCCCTGCTGGTTGTCGATAAAAAAAAACTTGGCCGGTGGGGGAAAGACCACCCCCATGGTATTTCACTAAGAGCTCAACCGGAGCCTGGCCAAGAAAGGTCATGAAAGCTGGGCCTCCTCATACATTAACCCGTGCTTTGAGGCCCAACCCACTATCAGCCCCTTACACGAGGGCCCGCCCACCACAGCTCGGTTCATCCATGCCGACCAGGGGAACCAGTGAGTGACCTTTTTTACCCAGCCTGTAATTCGTTCCCATAGGGATTCGAACCTAGGACCTAGGGTGCTACTAAGGTCACTGCAATCACAAGGCTACAGGCCCCTTTGCCTGCTGGTTGTTGATCAGAAGCTTTCAAAAGAGGGGTAACTTCTGCTACACATGCCTGAGCACATCTAATAATCACATCAAGAAATTACTATGATACCTTTGATTCAAAGGCGAAGGGTTTGAACTTAAAGTATCATGACTTTGGATAGGTGCCAATCTGCTAGATCTGTTTGTTTGTCCACTTGCATCTCTCAGGTGAAGACCACTTAACCCAGCTGACAATGAATGATCCTCTTGCAGGAGCGACTCATCACTGCACATTATAATAGCAAAGGAACCTTTAAGTTGTAGGATACATTCAAATAAATAACTTTAAAATGCACCATTACCTATAGTTGGGATCCCAATCGGCTGGATCTGGTACTGATGAGGTGGAGGGCAATGTATCTGCTGACGCATCGGAGTGTAAAGGAAAGCCATTGTAATTGGTgggtggaaaagaaccatgactAGAAGAAGGGTCCAAAGGTAAACCACTGCCAAATCCCCTTTGAGATCTCCAGCTATAATGACTAGAATTAGGGAGTGCATTGTGTAGGTACGTAGAATTTCCTCGGCCATATGCATCGAAGCGAGCAGTACTGACACCATCTCCTTGGTGTCCCTGGATCAGTTGAGATGTGTGTTCATGTGGTGGCACTGGCATAGGTGGATAACCCTGATTCCTCCTCCTATTGTATTGGCCTACAGCAGCAACCTTTCCCAACGAGGAGCCATGTCCACCTCTTGAAGGAGAGGCACCATACTTTCCATTAGGACCTGTTGGGATTTGCATCTGGGAATTTGGCGGTGTAAATTGTGATGGACTGGCCCCAAGAGACATATGCCCTGGACCACCAGGACTTAACCGAATGCCACCACCATGTGAGAGATGAGGTCTTCGTCGAATATCCGGACTAGATCCGAGAAACGATCCTCCAAGTTGTGAACGTAAATTAAACCCAGAAGGATCCATCGGCGAATTATATATGTTGACACTGTTAAAATCATAGCTTCCATAGCTGAAGCCAGCATTATCATTAAAGCTACCATGGCTACCAAAACTGCCACAGCTGCTTCCATATGAAAAAGGCATATTTGGTTGCAAAGCATTGTTAAATCGTAGGCATCTGTTAATGCTTCCAACCTAAAAAATGCCATAATAAGATGTTACAGGAATATCTTACAACTTATCAACAAAACAGAAGCATGAGAGAAAACACTTGCAACCTGAGGAGAAAGACCAGCACCCAGCAAGTGACCTCCTCCTGGATTGTGGTCAACTACTGCAGCACGACCAACAGGCTACAGCACAAAAAAAGACATAAGATGTTTGACTTACAAACTAGATACTTACTAACTTATCTCCCATGCTTTTTTGGAGCATATCCGCTACTAGCAATCTACTTTATCTCAAaacaagtactccctccgtactgGTAATTCAGGTAGTTTTGGACAGGATTTAACATACCAAGGAAGGGcaagcctggtgcaagcggtagagtcttaccgcctgtgaccggaaggtcccgggttcgagtcgcggtctcctcgcattgcacaagcgagggtaaggcttgccactgacacccttccccagaccccgcacagagcgggagctctctgcactgggtatgccctttTGCCTTTATTAAATAGGGTTGCGGGTATCTCTCATGCAACAAACATTCACAGCTGGAGCGGTTAGCGCGGCGAGGCACCCGACGCGGTATTTTTGCTTGATGCGTGAATTTTGCATGGCGCGCATATtctccgcccccccccccccccccccccggctttTGTGTGGCACTGTGATTTTTCCCCTTCGGCGCTTGCATGGCGTGCATAAATGGATTTTTTCCCCCTTTGGCGCTCGCATGGCGCAAATTTAGGATCGATCTGTTCACTACCGCTcgattttttcttcttttggcgCTCATTTGATCTGACGTTTGGGTTACTACTTGCTTGTTCTATTTAAACGCCTCCGTTGGAACATTGCCGTGCATCTACCGACTAGCAACACTGGGTTCCTGATGCATGCATCCATTATTTGAAGTCTAAGTGTACATGTTCTTGTGCCACTCTACTAGATGACAATGAAGTGTTTGCTGGTTTGAATTTGAACTTGCCACCAGAAGATGAGAAATGGTGTTCTTATGTTCTTACTAGAATAATGAACTTAGGTTCAACATTCCTAAGATAATGGTTTTGTGTGACTGCTTGGCCAATACTTGATGAGGAGGGAGCATGCCGGCCATCTCCGCGATGCCGCCGGCGTTGTCGCGGATGGACCATGCATGGAGCGAGCAAGTAAGGAAGGGGGAGCGCAGGGGACCGCAACTAAAAGGGCACGATTTTATTGCTCCCGTGAATGAATGAGCGCGATAGGAAACGAAGAGTCCAGGGGCAGTCGCGTCCAAAACCTGGTTAAAAGACCTAAAATGACTTCAATTGTGCAAACGATGTCACCCCGTAAAACGACCTCAATTACCGATACGGAGGGAGTAGGATGTGAGAAAATTCATGCAGCAAGCACTCTGGACTCTGGATTAAGACTGTACTTACAATTCGTGGGGTCTCCTGGACAGGCTCATAAGGACCAGTGAAGGCTTCACCAGTGATGAATGGATGATATGAGGCCTGAAATAGGTTTTAGCATTTGTGAAGAGCATCCAACGATTATTCGAGATACAAATTAGTTCCATAGAAACCAAGTAATATAAAGTTTAGAGGCATCAGGATTGAAATATTTTCCATTTTACAAAGACAATATTATACACAAAAACGAAAATGTACTGGTGTCATTGGCAAATACCTGCAGCGGGGACCATCTCTTATTAGGATCAAACTCAACAAGTCCTCTCAAGAAATCAACCAATGCCAAGTAATCAGCCTTTTCTGTCTCTGAACAGAATTTGCAAGAAGTGAGAATATATAGTGGTACTTTCAACTTTGTAACGAAAACTATGATTAGTTTGTTGCTTTAAAAAAAAAATGGGTACGGCACTTTTCATTCAAGAAATTTGCACTCATCATTGCAATGAATGCAAGTGGCCCATTAATAAAGCATCAAATGTGCTACATAACTCCAGTACATGCAAGTATTATAAGTCCATGTAATTTGTCCAGTTCATGAAGCATGTTCAACTGAAGCACACAATCTGGATGAGACATGCAGCTGGAGTTAGGTCCTAACTAGTGTGTAGTTCACTGAGCTGCAGACTCATCGTCTAATCCGCATTAGTGCAGACGTCACTGATAAATATAAATACCAGCTCTGCGATTGAAGAAAATAGTTATGCTACAGTATCATATAAATTTTGAAGGTTGAGAGACCTCTATGTCATCATCCCCTGTGAGTTGTTACAAACTAAAAAAATGGAAGTGCCATTAGATTAATTCAATATGGAATCTTTATTGTGCAAGAGAGATGCTTATTGAAATAAACATTGGGTGGACCAAAAAATAGTGACGAAGAAACACTAATCTCTGGGAACATATACAACACTAAAGCAAGGATTCCAGTATTAACCTGGCAAGTTTTCCTCACTCAAATTCTTCCAAGGGTATGTATATATCAGTCTGTCAAGCCTTCCACGAGGGAAATACCATCTCCCTACCTTCGGCTTCTTGGAGTCCCTCTGTGTTCAAGGATGCAACCAGGTTATAGATGGTAATGAATAAGGCATGGTAGTGACAAAACCATAAGGACAACTTCAAGAAAACCATTAAACTTACTGCTTCGATCTCATCTTCACTTAAAATTCTGTATGCACTGCTAGCGCCATTCCGAGCCTCACTACTAGGAAAGACACTTCCAACATGCTTAAAAAATTTCCCAGTGTTTTTAGCCTCACGTAGCAGATCATCTGGTGGTTGCCCACTGTTTATAATTGAATTTTGAGAAAGCAGATTTTTATGGAGTTCGAGTTTTCTTAATTAAAGTGAAAGAGCCCAAACAGTTACCACCTAATCCAGTATAGGTGATTCACACACAAAAATAACCAAATGGAACTTAAAACCAAGGGGTTAATTTTTCAGTAGGAAACACTAACCCAATAATCTCAATCATACGGCAAAGAACATCATATTCTGATGCACCAGGAAATAAAGGCAGCCCTATATACAGCTCAGCAACGATGCAGCCAAATGACCACATATCGATGGCAGTAGTATATCTGGCATTTGTTAAGCGCACAAGTTGACAAGTTAAAATTCACAAAGCCACAAATCATAATGAGGCTTCAACATAGACTAACAAAAGCAAAACGATTTATGCATTATGAGATGCTTGTGTAACTATAGTCTATAGATAATGCATCTGATTGTAGAGATGACACACAGGATACGGATAACCAAGAAGTACTTCTGGAGACCTGTAATAACGGCTCTGAAAAAGGAAACAGTAGAAGCTTGACTTGAAATCGATAAAATACTACTATAGCATAAAATTCAGACTGCTGAGTGGGTTCAAACAAAACCTGAATATATGAATAAATGGTTTTACCCTCCATGCACGCTGATCCAAAATCAATTACTTTCACTCCAGCTGCTGTTTTTACACTGCAAAAATCACCACTTAGTCATCAGGCTACAGGATTGATGAACGCCAACAATGACATTGAGACGAATTAACTCACGTTGAAGCTATAAGGATGTTTTCTGGTTTTAGATCACAATGAATAATGCCAGCATCTTTCATGATAATCAAGGCATCCAATATCTGAAAGAATATACACATCACATATTGTAACAGATACATTAGACATCCAGTCAACATATTAAAATGACAACACACCTGTCTTGAGAAAGTTCGAACATATTTCATTTGCAAACCTCTTAAACTATTCCTTTTCAACAGCTCATACCTACAAAAATGTAGGTTTATCTCACCACATGAATGAAATCTAGTGCAGATAGTTAGATTGATGAAGATAAGTTAAATGAAAGTTATCTTACAGGTTGTTACCGAGCATTTCAAAGGCTATACACAAATGGTTTTGGCAGAGGAAAAAATCCAGCATCCGGACAatgtggtgttgatcatcaggaTCAAATTTCTCATTTAACTGCAGGTGATATTATAGTCACAGTGTGATTCATATTTTTGCAATCATCCAGTAAAAGTAAATACTAACTTGCAACGTAGAGTACCATACCAATCTTAATAAAGAGACCTCCATGATAGCCTGCTGGTAAAAGGCAGGCTGGTTCTTTATAACTTTCACCGCAACATAATTGTTAGTTTCTGCATCCCAGCATTTCGCAACCTGTCCAAAGGTACCTTGGCCAAGCATTTCTTGGACAACATACCTAATTCACGAATACCAAAATAAGTTTGGCCTATTTTAATGATGTCCATAGTTTTAAAATCCTGAACTCTGAAATGTAAAATGTCAAATAGTAGTGGAGCAGTAAAGGTTCATCGTATAAGCCCCACACATCAAAAGAAGTCAAACATTGTGAAAGTCCAACTATACAAAACATCTGGGTCCATCAAGGCTTGTCCAATTGTTATCAAATATTATATGAAAATCAACTTCACCCAATGCAAATTTCATCTTGTAAAAAATGTACACAAAATTACCAGAAAAAATAGATAATGCTCACTCCTTTCAAAACATAAGTCCATAACCCCAACAAATACAACGAGTAGTTTCAAAATCCTGAACTCTTCTGAAATGTAAAATGTCAAATAGTAGTGGAGCAGTGAAGCTTCATCATATAAGCCCCATGAAGAAGATTCTAAACATTGTGAAAGCCCAACTATACTAAACAACTGGGTTCATCAAGGCTTGTCTAAACAGATCTCAAATATATATGAAAATCAACTTCACCCAAGCAAATTTTACTTATAAAAAATGAACACAGAATTCCAGAATATTACACTCTTTCAAAACATTAGTCCATAACCCCAACAAATACAATAAGGAGGCATTAAGTTTAAGGGAAACTTGATGGCCAGTGAACACACGTGCATCCATTATATGGTATAGTACAACCACCTAATCTCTCACACATCattaaagtagtagtagtagttatatTGTGAAATGAAAACTGCTGAGCAAATGGCTTTATATTGTGAAATGGAAGAATTTGGTACTTTATAAACAGTAAAGACAAGAAAACTAACCTCCGGCTTGACTTTTTATTAACCAGTTCCAGGTTGACATACAATATGAGATCAGAATTTGCATTGTCAAGACCATCGTTGTGAACAGGAACTGCAGGATTGGTGAGAAAGCGCTTGGGGTTTAGTGACTCTGAGTACTTGAACTCAGGATTGCATTTTTCAAAAGTTTGGATGATGTCTGTGGTTAATCTTGCAACAAACTGCAAGAATAAACAAATGTAGTTTAGAGTAGACAATCACTCATCGGAGACATGCACAAGAGGTGCATATTATACACAAGAACGACTGTGACAAAATGGGCTGCATCAAACCCACTCATCTTGAAGGATGTCCTTACAGCATTGTGTCCTCTAATCAGGTCTGTATAATTTAAACACATAACAACCTAAAGAAAGATTCTTTTGACTTAACAATAACAAGGATCCTTGCATGATGCAAGTTGTCTCCATATCACTTATAAAAAAAGGGcgcacccagtgcagagagctcccgctctgtgcggggtctggggaagggtgtcagtggcaagccttaccctcgcctgtgcaatgcgaggagaccgcgactcgaacctgagaccttccggtcacaggcggtaagactctaccgcttgcaccaggcccgcccttcagaaCATGTTCTGCTGCGCTAGTGGTAGTGACAACAATACTAGAACAGAGAGTAAAAAACATGAAGCTAGTAAATACTCTGTACTACTTATAATACAATGGTGCAAACGAAATTTGTATAAGATGCATACAAAATATATGGTTAGGAGGCATGAAGTTTGCACTTAACGGGATTAAGAGTCAAATTACAATTTGAGTGAAAACACTATACCACCTGGTCCAACCATAGTTGCTTGAACTATGCGTGCAAGCAACAAGAACAAGAGAAATAGCAGCAGGAGCAGCATCGATGATGATTTGAATAGTCGAAGTCGTAAGAGTTTATAAGCTTTTGATTTACTACGAGCAGCCCAGCACGAAACTACGTCCCAATTGCATCAACGTTTGCGAATTGCTTAATCTAATTGAGAACTCAGCAAATCGAGGCCGTACAACGGCAGCAGGAAGCAAGCATCTCTGGGTAACCGCAAGAGAGGGGGAGGTGCAGGAAACGTACAGGTCTCTTCCTGACGGCGCGGAGGTTGCTTGAGTGGGTGGAATCCCCATTGCCTGGGCCTGAAGGCGACGCCTCCGCCCGCTCCCCCACCGCCGCAGCGAACGCCCGGAAAGCTGAGGACTCGCTCAGCGCCCACGGCGGCCCGGGGGAGTCCCCCTCCCTCCCAAGTTCCTCCATACGCCTCCGGCAAGCACCTCACCACCTCCCAGTGCGCAGGCGCTGGAGCTCACGGAGATCAACCAGCCGCCCGGCCCACTCCACCGGTAGTCCACCCTCCGCTCCTATTAGGATCGCGGTGGCCGAAGCATCGGAActtcagcaacagcagcagcagctaggcgGCGGCCGGCGGAGTCTAGCTGCATCCTACACGGCAGCCATCGCTCAATGCTCCTGCGGCTGCCGATCCGATCCTCCGCCCCTCCCCTGCTCCGGCGCTCCCGACGCAGAGCCGGCAGCTGGGAATCGGGCGGATTGGTCGGGTAGGGTTCTGGGAACGGCACGAGGAGTGGGGTTGCTTGGCGACGCCGGATTCGGTAGGCGGAGCGCAGCGAGGGgtgggtggtggcggtggcggaggagtggGGAATTTGGCGGAGGCGGGGGCGGCAAGTCCCAGTTCCCTCTCCCTCTTCTTCCCCTTCCCCGTCTGCGTCAGCGTCCCCTCTCTATTTCTTTCTGTCAGTGTTTTTTCCGCGGCTTCGCTTCCGGCGGGTATATATACGCGGCTTGATTAATCGAGATATTAACTAGCATATTAATTTTTCTATTAGTGGTGAATAATATTCTTCCCGTAGCAACGGCCAACGGCCCTTGATATCAACGGCTCACGTGCCACGTTCACGCTAAACACGGCTGTCATGGCGTCCTAGGCAAATGGAATGCCAGCGACACAACGTGACCATCGGATCAGGTAGATCTATGGTCTACGGAGAATCACTGAAGGCTTTTATCATAAATGGTTCCCTTTGTCTATCAATAGCTTTTATTTAGGGCAAAAAACATGAGTATAATTCTTGAAACGCTCACAATATAGATAAACAGGCGGTTTGTGGATACGTATTTGCGGATacatactactccctccatcccaaattgtaagtcattccaagaatcttggagagtcaaagtttttcaagtttgaccaaatttatataacaaaataataatatttatcataccaagtaagtatcattaaattcttcattagttatattttcatattatacctatttgatgtcatcaatctttgtgtttctctctataattttagttaaacttaaaaaagtttgactctccaagattcttggaatgacttacaatttgggatggagggagtacccaTCAAAACACACAGTATGTATGGGATGGTATATGCGATACTATTGGTATGTCATTGTCAAAATTAGgtatatttaactttttaccattataacggaTGGCGACTCCTGATATAGCACCTTTAGAATTGGTGCTACGTTTTTAGCAGCAAAGAGAGAAAAGCAATACGAAATTGCCACTTTTACTCACGTGGCACGCCAGCACCTCACGCCATCGCGGATCTGAGTCAGTAACCCCATGTCAAATGACCGCCCCTGCCCCTAGTGTCTTTCTTTATCTCCCACTCGGCCCACTTATTCCTACCGCCGCGCCGCCGGGGACGAGTTGCCACACGCCTCCACGCCGCTACTGCCCGAGTCACCGCAGACCTCCACGGTCCAGGCAGCTGCAGGTCACTCACCCCACGCTGCTGCAGCACTGCGGCCTCAGGACGTCGTCGTAGGGCTCTGCGCTGCCGCAGGCCTCTCACGCCGTGCTGCAGTAGCGGACTTCGGCGCAAGGCAATGTCGCTTTAGAACTCCTATGCGTGAAGCAGGATGATGAGCTCCAAAGCAAGAATGCATTATATCCACAAAAAATAAAAGCATTtgaagatcacacaattgttaaCCGGATCAAGCACAATTCATCACGTCGCCACAACTCGCGGGGGAAAGCAGAAAaggcagtgaggaccggacgATGGCAGCCCGGCATGGTGAAGCCATGCTTGCGGGAGACCTGCGCGGCGCTCCTCGACGATGgttgtcggtgtttcaaacaaacaccaaccagtgaatttatatttgttgcgcgttaggctcggatggtgtactaaagaacacaaggtttatactagttcgagcagaatatccctacgtccagtttgctgttgctcatgttattagtaccgaaaaaggttcatagtagggggtacaaacggtcgagagagggacaagtcccaagtctctgatggaaagatcgaaaggatgccaagagctcggttacCGCGCGGGCgcgtgttgtgtgtggaattgatccGTCCCtctagtggggtgtcctgccctcccttttatagaccaaggggtgTAGGGGTTATatatgggagaaagagaaaaaaacagaGATAGAGAGAGTCATTCGAAgacgccgggtcttccttttcccttgagcctgccttgctgacatggcagaccatgccaggAATAGCACGTTCACTAATCCTGACAGGGCCGGGCTCTGGCCTCGTTTCAGCGAGTAGTCACGTCCCCTCCTCCCCCGGGGGACGGTGCGGTGTGTCAGGGCGCCGAGCCGTGACTCTATGGGGAGCTGACAGGAAAGTGACTATACGTCCGTTACtattgatgatgtgagttccttcttagattgtagtggttgtcgtatgcttatgtccggatccgcgtccgagggctgataacggcgcccacaacactgtaagacaaaagtcggcgcctacaacactgtttgggctctgtcatgcctagaagggcctaaagcgcccgtcccatcatatcctgacagtaccttcctgcaggcgtgcagggcgTGGTTCTCGGTActacggttgactcgaatgtcttgTCTTACCCCATGCTtgtcattatgaaggagtagggcgcagtcatcgggcgaggcggaggcagccctcagccgtcgggcaaggtggagccagcccttagccgtcgtgCCAAGCGGAGCCTGccttcagacatcgggcgaggtagagccagccttTAGCcttcgggtgaggtggagccatccCTCGGCCGTCGAGCGAGGCGAGGCCTGCCCTcgaacgttgggcgaggcggagcctgtcctcAGCCGTTGGGGGAGGCAGGGCCTGCCCTCAgccgttgggtgaggcggagccttccctcagccatcgggtgaggcggggcttgccctcggatgtcgggtgagttggagtctagccctcgggggttgggcgaggcggaaccaatcttccgtcattcgggcaagaagtgtaCTAGCATTCTTATCTAACCAGAAGCGTCAACATtagatggttattagctccacctcattgggtacctcggtactaggtccccgacagtagccccgagccccatggtgattcggatagaatcgctcggGTGGGTGTTTCGATTCACCAGAGGGTGCAGCCCCCAtagggtgtagcccctaagccccgggtgattcagatagaatcgcccggggggtatttCGGACCCTACGCGGGTATGactatgagatttggtgttttgacaACTAGATAGCTTAAAAGAAACTCTGGTATCCCATTTGTGGGGATTCATTTAGGGTCAGTACGGTTGGGACACAATTGCAGATCGAAGTTCCCTTGAGGCTCGCGCGCCTGAGTTCTGACCGCTCGCGGGCCTATCCCTCGTTGGGCTGGCTGTCGAAACTATTGGGCtagccctcgaactcctaggccctGGTGGGCcagagaaatgctttttgacccatatcccttctttgggaaaagagtcctggtctgctcGGGAAGGCAAAACATCCGGTgcaattttggtgggaaaggatagggatcgcgggcgcaTATCCCGTGATATGACATGGTGGTGTATCGTGGCAGGCTCGGAGACCTAGGCGGGTGGCtgctcttctcgcatccgtcgcccctataaaaccaaggggttcgcccctagggttccatactttACTTCCTTGCCTTCGCATCTACAACCGTCAAGCTCACGTCCGCATCGCTGCCGtcatcaagctcgcatccaccccccCCTCCCAATCGTTCAATGGAGTCATGGTGCAGATCCGACATCACCCCTCAGCgcttggagggcctcgttcgccgtggcctcctttgcccacTGACCGccgtcgaggagtggcggctgcctagTAATGAGGACGAGCCATCGCTACTCGAAGGATATGTCgtatccttcgctcacttccacaagcggggattcgccatacctgcccacaagttccttcgggggctattggattactacaaggtggcattgcagcaccttactcccaatgaggtccagcacattgcggcgttcgtcgtcctgtgtgaggggttcttggggattagtccccacttcgacctgtgaTAGTATCTCTTCTCTGTCAACCTTCTGATGAAGAGggttgggaagcaagagctgagcatgtCGGTGGGATGCGCCGACATTCATCTCCGTAACAACCGGGTGAATGAATACCCGttgatgcgtctgtcgacctccaataaggggtggcattcgcattggttttacatcaaggatgacattgccgcccccttgccagcgttctccggccgcatcatcgaagaggtcctagggtcatggaagtggggtgtcccggacaaagataaaaagaagatcaaggaccaccttgccgccctccaaattctaaaggagaggggcgtgaagggatcgaggatcatcagcgcctaccatacactgagggtggcgccgctgatgagccACGTGCTTCCCCTATACCTAATGGTGCCCGGGGCATCGCTCGAAGGGACGGCACTTGTCGACGAAGCGCTCCCCCCACCGAAGTGCGCAGCACATTAAGGAGCCGATGGAGCCTTTGAAGGACAACACCAGCAttgtccttgattttgtgtattcGGTGCCGGGGTATCCCCCAATGCGGCTAGAACCGGGGTTCATCAATTTCGTAAGTCTCTTTCCCCATGCCTTCTTTTTACTTGAAATCCTAGGcccttgatgctgacctcggGATAGCGGGACTAGCCAAAGAGACTCGTCTTCGCGGATAGCCTGGCTCCGCTACCGAAAGATCGTCTCATGGCGATAGTGAATCGCACCGTGGCCAAGTGGGATAGGAAGACGAAGgagctcaagaggaagaagatgctatagAAGCAGCAATcatgggagcgaggagaggagacagatagtgatgatgacgatgacgacgaggagGAGTTTGACGAGGTAGTTGTCGATGTGGAGTGGGATGTCCTGGAGGGCGAGGATACACTGATAGGCACCCACTTGTCCACgtcgggacccttcccgttctaTGTGGGGGGAAGTGAGTCCATGAGGCTGACGGAGATGGGCCAAACCATCGGCCTGTCCTCAGGACCGATGGGAGTGGGCGGATCTGCCGCCACGCTCGGGGTGccgatggagggggacggctccacTGCCGCGCCCCACAAGCTGATAGGGGTAGGCGGATCTACCGCCGTGCCCGAGGTGCCGACAGAGAGGGGTGGCTCTGCCGCCGCACCCTCAGAGGcaagggagacgagcccccctgcccgggagcaggggcaggctcaaaacggtCTCGTCTAGATGAATTGGAGCAGgaatctaggggttcatccccaaaacgttCCTACCACCCAACAGTGCCAGCGTAAGTCAtcgattcctctatttttcctgtTATCCTATTTTTCTATGTGACCTTATGCCTTCTAACTCTTGCAGAGTCTTAAGACGGGACCGTTCTTtagcgctgg contains:
- the LOC136531498 gene encoding dual specificity protein kinase YAK1 homolog codes for the protein MEELGREGDSPGPPWALSESSAFRAFAAAVGERAEASPSGPGNGDSTHSSNLRAVRKRPFVARLTTDIIQTFEKCNPEFKYSESLNPKRFLTNPAVPVHNDGLDNANSDLILYVNLELVNKKSSRRYVVQEMLGQGTFGQVAKCWDAETNNYVAVKVIKNQPAFYQQAIMEVSLLRLLNEKFDPDDQHHIVRMLDFFLCQNHLCIAFEMLGNNLYELLKRNSLRGLQMKYVRTFSRQILDALIIMKDAGIIHCDLKPENILIASTVKTAAGVKVIDFGSACMEGKTIYSYIQSRYYRSPEVLLGYPYTTAIDMWSFGCIVAELYIGLPLFPGASEYDVLCRMIEIIGGQPPDDLLREAKNTGKFFKHVGSVFPSSEARNGASSAYRILSEDEIEARDSKKPKVGRWYFPRGRLDRLIYTYPWKNLSEENLPETEKADYLALVDFLRGLVEFDPNKRWSPLQASYHPFITGEAFTGPYEPVQETPRIPVGRAAVVDHNPGGGHLLGAGLSPQVGSINRCLRFNNALQPNMPFSYGSSCGSFGSHGSFNDNAGFSYGSYDFNSVNIYNSPMDPSGFNLRSQLGGSFLGSSPDIRRRPHLSHGGGIRLSPGGPGHMSLGASPSQFTPPNSQMQIPTGPNGKYGASPSRGGHGSSLGKVAAVGQYNRRRNQGYPPMPVPPHEHTSQLIQGHQGDGVSTARFDAYGRGNSTYLHNALPNSSHYSWRSQRGFGSGLPLDPSSSHGSFPPTNYNGFPLHSDASADTLPSTSSVPDPADWDPNYSDESLLQEDHSLSAGLSGLHLRDASGQTNRSSRLAPIQSHDTLSSNPSPLNQRGGHLFHASSLGESTHTPGHVTLDGYKHANYSQQSFPSYRGQPFQQYNNITSSYIRPTRAHHNGQPVWTNYSLTEPPPTTMGDGMPWGGRAGHSFAASGLPPTVRKDFGRIF